CGTCACCTTCGTCGTCGCCGGCGGCCCCACCGTGACGGCACCACTCGTCGGCGGCACCGCGACCGCCACCGTCAGCAACATCAGCGTGGGTTTTCACACCATCACCGCCACCTATAACGGCAGCCCGCTGTGGTCTCCGTCCACCGGACTGGCCTCCGTGACGGTGGTCAAGGCGTCGACGACCACGACGGTCATCTCCTCGCCGGACCCGTCGACCTTCGGGCAGCCGGTCTCCATCACCGCCACCGTCGCGCCGGTCGCGCCGGGCGCGGGTACCCCGACCGGCACGGTGACCTTCGTCATCGCCGGCGGCGGAGGCGGCACCCTGACGGGCACGCTCTCGGGCGGTACGGCGACCGTCACCACCAGCAGTCTCAGCGTCGGCACCCATGCCATCACCGCGACGTACAACGGCAATGCCAACTTCAATCCCTCCAGCGGCACCGACACGCAGACAGTGCTGCCGAGCCTGGTGCCGACCACCACCACGGTGACCTCGTCGCCCGACCCCTCGGTGTTCGGGCAGTCCGTGACCTTCACGGCCACCGTCGCCCCCGTCCCGCCCGGCTCGGGTACTCCGACCGGCACGGTGACCTTCGTCATCTCCGGCGGCCCCACGCTGACGGCACCGCTCTCGGGCGGCACGGCGAGCGTCAGCACCAGCAGCCTCGGCGTCGGCCCCCATACGGTCACGGCGACCTACAGCGGCAGTGGTGGCTTCGCGCCGTCGAGCGGCACGGACACCCAGCTCGTCAACAAGGCCTCCACGACCACCACGGTGACCTCGTCGCCGGACCCGTCGGCGTTCGGCCAGCCGGTGACGTTCACGGCCACGGTCGCCCCGGTCGCACCGGGTGCGGGTACGCCGACCGGCACGGTCACGTTTGTCATCAGCGGTGGCCCGACGCTGACCGGCACCCTTTCCGGGGGCACGGCGAGCGTCACCACCAGCACACTTTCTCCCGGCCCCCACACGGTCACCGCGACCTACAGCGGTAACGCCAACTTCAACACCTCCACCGGCACGGACACGCACACGGTGGGACAGGCGTCGACGACCACGGTGGTCAGTTCCTCGCCCGACCCGTCGGTCGTCGGGCAGTCGGTGACGTTCACGGCGACGGTCGCGCCGGTCCCGCCAGGTGTGGGTACGCCGACGGGCACGGTCACGTTTGTCATCAGCGGTGGTCCGACGCTGACCGCGACGCTTTCCGGCGGTACGGCGAGCGTCAGCACCAGTGCACTGGGCGCCGGTACCCACACGGTCACGGCGACGTACAGCGGTGACGCGAACTTCGCCGGCTCCAGCGGCACGGACACCCAGACGGTCAACCAGGCCTCCACGACCACGACGGTCACCTCGTCGCCCGACCCGTCGGTCTTCGGGCAGTCGGTGACCTTCACGGCGACGGTCGCGCCGGTTTCGCCGGGTGCGGGTACGCCGACGGGCACGGTCACGTTTGTCATCAGCGGTGGTCCGACGCTGACCGCGACGCTTTCCGGCGGTACGGCGAGCGTCAGCACCAGTGCACTGGGCGCCGGTACCCACACGGTCACGGCGACGTACAGCGGTGACGCGAACTTCGCCGGCTCCAGCGGCACGGACACCCAGACGGTCAACCAGGCCTCCACAACCACGACGGTCACCTCGTTCCCCGACCCCTCCGTGGTGGGCCAGACGGTCAACTTCACCGCCTTTGTGGGGCCGGTGTTCCCCGGTGGCGGGGTTCCGACCGGAACCGTCTCGTTCGTCATCACCAACGGGGTCACCACCGTGACCCTCAGCGGCACCCTCGACGGCGCCGGCGTCGCCACCGTCAGCACCAACGGGCTGGTCACGGCGGGTCTTTACACCGTCACCGCGACATACGGCGGCGACGCGAACTTCACCGGCTCCAGTGACACCGACACCCAGACGGTCAACCAGGCGGCGACCACCACCACGGTCACCTCGTCTCCCGACCCGTCGGTGACGGGGCAGCCGGTGACCTTCACGGCCGTCGTCGCCCCGGTCTCGCCGGGGGCGGGTACCCCGACGGGCACCGTCACGTTTGTCATCAGCGGTGGCCCGACGCTGACCGGCACCCTCTCCGGGGGCACCGCGAGCGTCACCACCAGTGCACTCGGCGCCGGTACCCACACGGTCACCGCGACGTACACCGGTGACGCCAACTTCGCCGGTTCGGTCGGTACGGACACCCAGACCGTGAACCAGGCGTCGACGACCACGACGGTCACCTCGTCGCCCGACCCGTCGGTCTTCGGCCAGCCGGTGACCTTCACGGCCACGGTCGCGCCGGTGGCTCCGGGCGCGGGTACCCCGACCGGCACGGTCACGTTCGTCATCACCGGTGGCCCGACATTGACCGGCGCCCTCTCCGGGGGCACGGCCACCGTCACGACGAGTGTGTTGAGCGTCGGGACCCACCCGGTCACGGCGACGTACAGCGGTGACGCCAACTTCACCGGTTCCAGCGGTACGGACACCCAGACGGTGGCTCAGGCGGCGACGACCACGACGGTCACGTCGACTCCTGACCCGTCGGTGGTCGGTCAGCCGGTGACGTTCACGGCCACGGTTGCTCCGGTTTCGCCGGGTGCGGGTACGCCGACCGGTACGGTCACGTTCGTGGCGACGGACGGCGTCACCACGGTGACGCTGACGGGGACGCTCAGCGGCGGTACGACCAGCGTGAGCACGAACGGGTTGGTGACGGCGGGGACTTACTCCGTCACGGCGACCTACAGCGGTGACGCCAACTTCACCGGTTCCACCGGGAGCGACACCCAGACGGTGAACCAGGCGTCGACGACCACCACGGTCACGTCGTCGCCCGACCCGTCGGTCTTCGGCCAGCCGGTGACCTTCACGGCCACGGTCGCTCCGGTTTCGCCGGGTGCGGGTACGCCGACCGGCACGGTCACCTTCGTCATCACCGGTGGCCCGACGCTGACCGCGACGCTCTCGGGCGGCACGGCGAGCGTCACCACCAGCGCGTTGAGCGTGGGCACGCACACGGTCACGGCGACCTACAGCGGTGACGCCAACTTCACCACCTCCAGCGGTACGGACACCCAGACGGTCAACCTGGCGGCGACGACCACTACGGTCACGTCGACTCCTGACCCGTCGGTGGTCGGTCAGCCGGTGACGTTCACGGCCACGGTGGCTCCGGTTTCGCCGGGTGCGGGTACGCCGACCGGTACGGTCACGTTCGTGGCGACCGACGGGGTCACCACGGTGACGCTGACCGGCACGCTCAGCGGCGGTACGACCAGCGTGACCACCAGCGGGCTGGTGACCGCGGGCGTGTACGCCGTCACGGCGACCTACAGCGGTGACGGGAGCTTCACGAGTTCCGTCGGCACGGACACACAGACAGTGGCTCCGGCGTTGACGACCACTACGGTCTCGTCGACTCCTGACCCGTCGGTGGTGGGGCAGTCGGTGACCTTCAGTGCG
This Streptomyces decoyicus DNA region includes the following protein-coding sequences:
- a CDS encoding Ig-like domain-containing protein: MAPTFTLASAAPNPAVFGQNVTLTATVIPFGLGTPTGTVTFVVAGGPTVTAPLVGGTATATVSNISVGFHTITATYNGSPLWSPSTGLASVTVVKASTTTTVISSPDPSTFGQPVSITATVAPVAPGAGTPTGTVTFVIAGGGGGTLTGTLSGGTATVTTSSLSVGTHAITATYNGNANFNPSSGTDTQTVLPSLVPTTTTVTSSPDPSVFGQSVTFTATVAPVPPGSGTPTGTVTFVISGGPTLTAPLSGGTASVSTSSLGVGPHTVTATYSGSGGFAPSSGTDTQLVNKASTTTTVTSSPDPSAFGQPVTFTATVAPVAPGAGTPTGTVTFVISGGPTLTGTLSGGTASVTTSTLSPGPHTVTATYSGNANFNTSTGTDTHTVGQASTTTVVSSSPDPSVVGQSVTFTATVAPVPPGVGTPTGTVTFVISGGPTLTATLSGGTASVSTSALGAGTHTVTATYSGDANFAGSSGTDTQTVNQASTTTTVTSSPDPSVFGQSVTFTATVAPVSPGAGTPTGTVTFVISGGPTLTATLSGGTASVSTSALGAGTHTVTATYSGDANFAGSSGTDTQTVNQASTTTTVTSFPDPSVVGQTVNFTAFVGPVFPGGGVPTGTVSFVITNGVTTVTLSGTLDGAGVATVSTNGLVTAGLYTVTATYGGDANFTGSSDTDTQTVNQAATTTTVTSSPDPSVTGQPVTFTAVVAPVSPGAGTPTGTVTFVISGGPTLTGTLSGGTASVTTSALGAGTHTVTATYTGDANFAGSVGTDTQTVNQASTTTTVTSSPDPSVFGQPVTFTATVAPVAPGAGTPTGTVTFVITGGPTLTGALSGGTATVTTSVLSVGTHPVTATYSGDANFTGSSGTDTQTVAQAATTTTVTSTPDPSVVGQPVTFTATVAPVSPGAGTPTGTVTFVATDGVTTVTLTGTLSGGTTSVSTNGLVTAGTYSVTATYSGDANFTGSTGSDTQTVNQASTTTTVTSSPDPSVFGQPVTFTATVAPVSPGAGTPTGTVTFVITGGPTLTATLSGGTASVTTSALSVGTHTVTATYSGDANFTTSSGTDTQTVNLAATTTTVTSTPDPSVVGQPVTFTATVAPVSPGAGTPTGTVTFVATDGVTTVTLTGTLSGGTTSVTTSGLVTAGVYAVTATYSGDGSFTSSVGTDTQTVAPALTTTTVSSTPDPSVVGQSVTFSATVAPVSPGAGTPTGTVTFVATDGVTTVTLTGTLSGGTTSVTTNGLVTAGTYTVTATYSGDANFTTSSDTDTQTVTQALTTTTVSSTPDPSVVGQPVTFTATVAPVSPGAGTPTGTVTFVATDGVTTVTLTGTLSGGTTSVSTNGLVTAGTYTVTATYSGDANFTGSTGSDTQTVNQASTTTTVSSSPDPSVVGQPVTFTATVAPVSPGAGTPTGTVTFVATDGVTTVTLTGTLSGGTTSVTTSGLVTPGTYTVTGTYSGDANFTTSSDTDTQTVTQALTTTTVSSTPDPSVVGQPVTFTATVAPVSPGAGTPTGTVTFVATDGVTTVTLTGTLSGGTTSVTTSGLVTAGVYAVTATYSGDGSFTSSVGTDTQTVAPALTTTTVSSTPDPSVVGQPVTFTATVAPVSPGAGTPTGTVTFVATDGVTTVTLTGTLSGGTTSVTTSGLVTAGAYTVTATYSGDANFIPSTGTDTQTVAQAATTTTVSSTPDPSVVGQPVTFTATVAPVSPGAGTPTGTVTFVATDGVTTVTLTGTLSGGTTSVTTNGLVTAGTYTVTATYSGDANFTTSSDTDTQTVTQALTTTTVSSTPDPSVVGQSVTFSATVAPVSPGAGTPTGTVTFVATDGVTTVTLTGTLSGGTTSVSTNGLVTAGTYTVTATYSGDANFTTSSDTDTQTVTQALTTTTVSSTPDPSVVGQSVTFSATVAPVSPGAGTPTGTVTFVATDGVTTVTLTGTLSGGTTSVSTSGLVTAGVYAVTATYSGDGSFTSSVGTDTQTVAPAATTTTVSSSPDPSVAGQLVTFTAVVAPVSPGAGTPTGTVTFVITGGPTLTATLSGGTATASTTALGAGTFPVTATYSGDGDFTSSSGNDTQTVAQASTTTTVTSLPDPSVFGQSVTFTATVAPVSPGSGTVTGTVTFVIDGGGGGTLTGTVSGGVASVTTSTLDAGVHNVTATYGGDANFITSSGTDTHTVNQASTTTTVTSFPDPSNSGDTVAILAFVTAVAPGSGVPTGTVNFVVTDGVTTINLTGTLDGSGVAAVSTPLTTGIYTITATYVGDTNFTTSSDTDTQTVV